The Borreliella mayonii genome has a segment encoding these proteins:
- the gatB gene encoding Asp-tRNA(Asn)/Glu-tRNA(Gln) amidotransferase subunit GatB yields the protein MEYKLVIGLEIHIQLGLKTKAFCGCKNEFGGVPNSRVCPICLGLPGSLPSVNVELINSAILAGHATNSKIRNVVKFDRKHYYYPDLPKGYQISQNDKPICEGGSLLIETSSGSKKINIIRIHMEEDSGKSLHLLDSENQSYIDFNRSGAPLLEIVSAPDISSGDEAVAFLSSLREIFRYLDLSECNMENGSFRCDVNVNLIVKESSVEYKTPIAEIKNLNSFKSIKAAIEYEELRQQQEWVQFRKTLNSCGKHTRGFDDKSGITVIQRNKETVSDYRYFQEPDLPLIEIDDSYIDNIKNLKLIELPFDARVRLKDQYGLSDFDVITLTADKHLLRYFEEAVINSSDPKKVANWILSEVLGVLNDKGISVLEFNLPPSHITELVEFIVSGKISGKMAKRVFSDMMARGVSASVVINENQLEQISDKFFIKQIVLEVLDENPKSIELYKKGKDHAIKFMMGQIMKKSSGKINPILANEILLESLSNA from the coding sequence ATGGAATATAAATTAGTTATTGGATTAGAAATTCATATTCAGTTAGGCTTAAAAACAAAGGCTTTTTGTGGATGCAAGAATGAGTTTGGAGGAGTTCCCAATTCTCGTGTTTGTCCAATTTGCCTTGGGTTGCCTGGTTCATTGCCAAGTGTGAATGTAGAGCTTATTAATAGTGCAATTTTAGCAGGGCATGCCACAAATTCAAAGATTAGAAATGTTGTTAAATTTGATAGAAAACATTATTATTATCCAGATTTGCCAAAAGGATATCAAATCTCGCAAAATGATAAGCCGATTTGTGAGGGGGGAAGCTTATTAATTGAAACCTCTTCTGGGTCTAAAAAAATTAACATTATTAGAATTCATATGGAAGAAGATTCTGGTAAGAGTCTGCATTTGTTAGATAGTGAAAATCAAAGTTATATTGATTTTAATCGTTCGGGTGCTCCTTTGCTTGAGATTGTTTCTGCTCCAGATATTAGTAGTGGGGATGAGGCAGTTGCTTTTTTAAGTTCTTTAAGAGAAATTTTTAGGTATCTTGATTTGTCCGAATGCAATATGGAGAATGGTTCTTTTAGATGTGATGTAAATGTTAATTTGATTGTTAAAGAGAGTAGTGTTGAGTATAAAACTCCTATAGCTGAAATAAAGAATTTAAATTCTTTTAAATCTATTAAAGCTGCCATTGAATATGAAGAATTAAGACAGCAACAGGAATGGGTTCAATTTAGGAAGACTCTTAATAGTTGCGGTAAGCATACTAGAGGATTTGATGATAAGAGTGGGATAACAGTGATTCAAAGAAACAAAGAGACAGTATCTGATTATCGTTATTTTCAAGAACCTGATTTGCCTTTAATAGAGATTGATGATTCTTATATTGATAATATTAAAAATTTAAAGTTAATTGAACTTCCATTTGATGCAAGAGTTAGGCTTAAAGACCAATATGGGCTAAGCGATTTTGATGTTATTACTTTAACAGCAGATAAGCACCTGCTTAGATATTTTGAAGAGGCTGTTATTAATTCAAGCGATCCTAAAAAAGTAGCCAATTGGATATTGTCCGAAGTTTTAGGCGTTCTTAATGACAAAGGAATTAGTGTTCTTGAATTTAATTTGCCCCCAAGCCATATTACAGAGCTTGTTGAATTTATTGTTTCTGGCAAAATAAGTGGTAAAATGGCAAAAAGGGTGTTTTCAGATATGATGGCTAGAGGAGTTTCTGCTTCTGTTGTTATAAACGAAAATCAATTAGAACAAATAAGTGATAAGTTTTTTATCAAGCAGATTGTGCTTGAAGTTTTAGATGAAAATCCTAAATCAATTGAACTTTACAAAAAGGGCAAAGATCATGCTATCAAATTTATGATGGGGCAAATAATGAAAAAATCTTCAGGAAAGATTAATCCTATACTTGCAAATGAAATTCTTTTAGAAAGTTTATCAAATGCATAA
- the gatA gene encoding Asp-tRNA(Asn)/Glu-tRNA(Gln) amidotransferase subunit GatA: MDLSNLTLTKIQELILTKKCKIYDILLAYKSNYELNKDINGYIEFFDDSLEIAKRYDDCLRNCELEDLPLIGMLIAVKDNISIQDKSLTCASEILKGYISPYDATVIKRLKNKGAILIGRTNMDEFAMGSTCEFSYYGATLNPLNREYVIGGSSGGSAAVVAAFQAPFSLGSDTGGSVRLPASFSGILGFKPSYGGLSRYGLASYASSFDQIGFFSHSIEDIALILKHTCGADKMDSTSVDIFDDFYPLKIESLQGKNLAVIKELSEDLMDKNVASSFAKFKLDLLSKGINIKEVSIEEINFILSIYYAISPVEASSNLARYTGICYGKRMSESLNLNDFYFKHRSNFLSEEVKRRIVLGNYLLSKGYDVKYYSKACEILQNLIIPKFNNLFENYDFIITPTSFVKPFRVGLDFDDPVKMYYSDICTVIANLIGAPAISLPYSKDEEGLSIGMQIIGRNKKDFELLSFSKNLIRELGFNGI; the protein is encoded by the coding sequence TTGGACTTAAGCAATTTAACTTTAACCAAAATTCAAGAATTAATTTTAACTAAAAAATGTAAAATTTATGATATTTTACTTGCTTATAAAAGTAATTATGAATTAAATAAAGATATTAATGGATATATTGAATTTTTTGATGATTCTTTGGAAATTGCAAAAAGGTATGACGACTGTTTAAGAAATTGTGAATTAGAAGATTTGCCTTTAATTGGTATGCTTATTGCAGTTAAAGATAATATTTCAATTCAAGATAAATCTTTAACTTGTGCTTCTGAAATTTTAAAAGGCTATATTTCTCCTTATGATGCGACTGTGATTAAAAGACTTAAGAATAAAGGGGCAATTTTAATTGGTAGAACCAATATGGATGAATTTGCCATGGGTTCTACCTGTGAATTTTCTTATTATGGTGCAACTTTAAATCCTTTAAATAGAGAATATGTTATAGGTGGTAGTTCTGGGGGCTCTGCAGCTGTAGTTGCAGCTTTTCAAGCACCTTTTTCGCTTGGTAGTGATACTGGGGGCTCTGTTAGGCTTCCTGCATCTTTTTCAGGAATTTTAGGCTTCAAGCCTTCTTATGGAGGTCTTTCTCGTTATGGGCTTGCATCTTATGCTTCGTCTTTTGATCAAATAGGATTTTTTTCTCATTCTATTGAAGATATTGCTTTAATTTTAAAGCATACTTGTGGAGCTGATAAAATGGATTCTACTAGTGTAGATATATTTGATGATTTTTATCCTTTAAAAATTGAGTCGTTGCAAGGTAAAAATTTAGCTGTAATTAAAGAACTTAGCGAAGATCTAATGGATAAAAATGTTGCAAGTAGTTTTGCCAAATTCAAATTAGATCTTTTGTCAAAAGGTATTAATATAAAAGAAGTTTCAATAGAAGAGATTAATTTTATTTTATCAATTTATTATGCAATTTCTCCTGTTGAAGCATCCTCCAATCTTGCTCGTTATACTGGAATTTGTTATGGAAAGAGAATGTCAGAAAGCTTAAATCTTAATGATTTTTATTTTAAACATAGGAGCAATTTCTTGTCAGAAGAAGTTAAAAGGCGAATTGTTCTTGGAAATTATTTATTATCAAAAGGATATGATGTTAAATATTATTCAAAAGCTTGTGAAATTCTTCAAAATTTGATTATTCCTAAGTTTAATAATCTTTTTGAAAACTATGATTTTATTATTACCCCAACAAGTTTTGTTAAACCTTTTAGAGTTGGTTTGGATTTTGATGATCCTGTTAAAATGTATTATTCAGATATTTGTACTGTGATTGCAAATCTTATTGGAGCTCCTGCTATTTCGCTTCCGTATTCTAAGGATGAAGAAGGATTGTCAATAGGAATGCAAATTATTGGGCGCAACAAGAAAGATTTTGAACTTTTAAGTTTTTCAAAAAATTTGATTAGGGAATTAGGATTTAATGGAATATAA
- a CDS encoding BB_0345 family helix-turn-helix protein codes for MEENDFIKFGSYLRKVRNGKNLTLEMVADDIKISVKYLKALEDSNIEIFPNEVLAVGFLRTYSEYLDIDSRLISTLFKDYKNRLNNSYIGIRSEDKISNLGFLVDNKVPDKKLFFFSLESLSTLKILLGIVGVILLFVFFYFREVEVYFKKFFKLSQDEKIISNVHEVSFDKKNFWNVSLKEGDFLSLAYGDDIVKYRASFISDDLVIVDEYKKSKNILNLGEFKEINLDDNIRVKIIYENYYYDKLKIAHISLESFALNVKYVSETNIDNRFNILNWQFDVKGTEKLPSSDYLTLYSSQKLSNVDLKIDFLNDTFFRYADENNLHGKSFFASKGVPINLAFEKSLILFFSRLSDVNIILNDRDITPFLKEQGKEIFAVQFFWVKTPSGFDLKVSEVY; via the coding sequence ATGGAAGAAAATGATTTTATTAAATTTGGGAGTTATTTGAGAAAAGTTAGAAATGGTAAAAATTTGACTCTTGAAATGGTAGCTGATGATATTAAAATTTCTGTTAAGTATCTTAAAGCTCTTGAGGATTCTAATATTGAAATTTTCCCAAACGAAGTTTTGGCTGTTGGATTTTTAAGAACTTATAGCGAATATTTAGATATTGATTCTAGATTGATATCAACACTTTTTAAGGATTATAAAAACAGACTTAACAATAGTTATATTGGGATTAGATCTGAAGATAAAATTTCAAATTTAGGATTTTTAGTTGACAATAAAGTCCCAGACAAAAAATTGTTTTTTTTTAGCTTAGAATCTTTAAGCACGTTAAAAATCCTGTTAGGAATTGTTGGCGTTATTTTATTATTTGTGTTTTTTTATTTTAGAGAAGTGGAAGTTTATTTTAAAAAATTTTTCAAGCTTAGTCAGGATGAAAAGATAATTTCAAATGTTCATGAAGTTTCTTTTGATAAAAAGAATTTTTGGAATGTTTCTCTTAAAGAGGGAGATTTTTTATCTTTAGCATATGGCGATGATATTGTAAAATATAGGGCATCGTTTATTAGCGACGATTTAGTTATTGTTGATGAGTATAAAAAAAGTAAAAATATTTTAAATTTAGGAGAGTTCAAAGAGATAAACCTTGATGATAATATTAGAGTCAAAATTATTTATGAGAATTATTATTATGATAAGTTGAAAATAGCTCATATAAGTTTAGAGTCTTTTGCTTTAAATGTTAAATATGTATCTGAAACTAATATCGATAATAGATTTAATATTTTAAATTGGCAGTTTGATGTTAAGGGAACTGAAAAATTACCAAGTAGCGATTATCTTACCTTATATTCTTCTCAAAAACTTTCAAATGTTGATTTAAAAATAGATTTTTTAAATGATACGTTTTTTAGATATGCTGATGAAAATAATCTTCATGGCAAGTCTTTTTTTGCATCCAAGGGCGTTCCTATTAATTTAGCTTTTGAAAAATCTTTGATACTATTTTTTTCAAGACTTTCTGATGTTAATATTATTCTTAATGACAGAGACATTACTCCTTTTTTAAAAGAGCAGGGAAAAGAAATTTTTGCTGTTCAATTCTTTTGGGTGAAGACACCTTCAGGGTTTGATCTTAAGGTTTCTGAAGTTTATTAG
- a CDS encoding NFACT RNA binding domain-containing protein: MSLNYVEINTLIKEIPLANSLIKKIIQPDYKSLILEIYNKIDNKKFKILISLNPNTTRFHVTKKKLKKNTLKLRFSDFLKSKIQNGKIIKAFQMKNERIISIEILKKEIIILFIKLWPSSPNIIATNSNLKILDAYYRRPKIKEITGEIFFKAKEIHENNKMSDKKIMYLKEEYNNTSYTSYSEFLENYYESLSNQIKKTNIKELLIEKYKKELIVLEKRIDSLKQQIKLIENIENEKEKGELILLNINKIQKGIKEINLLNYKEEKIKISLNQSLSPKENALQYFKAYKKGKNSFKTIQNQLKDNLDKFNLIQSKINMLKVENFIPEEEYNQEETAIKEKEKTPKIGLHFASCGFEIIVGRNAKENDELLRHCVKGNDYWLHTRDYPGAYVFIKSQKNKTPCLDVLLAAGNLCVFYTKLAKKSGKADLYYTQVKNLRKVKNKKLGLVIPKAEKNLHIKLDENLIKKLKNQV, encoded by the coding sequence ATGTCTTTGAATTACGTTGAAATAAATACTTTGATTAAAGAAATTCCTCTCGCAAACTCTTTAATAAAAAAAATAATACAACCGGATTACAAAAGTTTGATTTTAGAGATTTACAATAAAATTGACAATAAAAAATTTAAAATACTAATCTCTTTAAATCCAAACACTACCAGATTCCATGTAACAAAAAAAAAATTAAAAAAGAATACTTTAAAATTAAGATTTTCTGACTTCTTAAAATCAAAAATTCAAAATGGTAAAATTATAAAAGCTTTCCAAATGAAAAATGAAAGAATCATTTCTATTGAGATTTTAAAAAAGGAAATAATTATCTTATTTATCAAATTGTGGCCATCTTCTCCAAATATAATAGCTACAAACTCAAACTTGAAAATACTAGATGCATATTACAGAAGGCCAAAAATAAAAGAAATAACAGGTGAAATCTTTTTTAAAGCCAAAGAAATACATGAAAACAATAAAATGTCTGATAAAAAAATCATGTATCTAAAAGAAGAATATAATAATACCAGCTATACATCTTATTCTGAATTTCTTGAAAATTACTACGAATCGCTTAGTAATCAAATTAAAAAAACTAATATAAAAGAATTGCTTATTGAAAAATATAAAAAAGAGTTAATTGTTTTAGAAAAAAGAATAGACTCTTTAAAACAACAAATTAAACTGATTGAAAATATCGAAAACGAAAAGGAAAAAGGCGAGTTGATTTTATTAAATATTAATAAAATACAAAAAGGGATCAAAGAAATAAACCTCTTAAATTACAAAGAGGAAAAAATAAAAATATCCTTAAACCAATCATTATCACCAAAAGAAAATGCCTTGCAATATTTTAAAGCATATAAAAAGGGTAAAAATTCTTTTAAAACTATACAAAATCAATTAAAAGACAATCTAGATAAATTTAATTTAATCCAATCAAAAATAAACATGTTAAAAGTCGAAAATTTCATTCCAGAAGAAGAATATAATCAAGAAGAAACTGCTATTAAAGAAAAAGAAAAAACGCCAAAAATAGGCTTACATTTTGCCTCTTGTGGATTTGAAATCATTGTTGGAAGAAACGCAAAAGAAAACGATGAACTTTTAAGACATTGCGTTAAAGGAAATGACTATTGGCTTCATACAAGAGATTATCCGGGAGCTTATGTTTTTATTAAAAGTCAAAAAAATAAAACTCCCTGCCTTGATGTCCTTTTGGCTGCTGGCAATTTATGCGTATTTTACACAAAATTAGCAAAAAAATCGGGAAAAGCAGATCTTTACTACACTCAAGTTAAAAATTTAAGAAAAGTTAAAAACAAAAAGCTAGGCCTTGTAATTCCAAAAGCAGAAAAGAATTTACATATTAAGCTAGATGAAAATCTAATAAAAAAATTAAAAAATCAAGTCTAA
- the eno gene encoding phosphopyruvate hydratase: MGFHIYEIKARQIIDSRGNPTVEADVILEDGTYGRAAVPSGASTGINEAVELRDGDKSVYMGKGVLKAVENIKNIIAPELEGMSALNQVAIDRKMLELDGTPTKEKLGANAILAVSMATAKAAAKYLGLKLYQYLGAYKANILPTPMCNIINGGAHSDNSVDFQEFMIMPIGAKTFSEAIRMAAEVFHTLKGILSCKGYATSVGDEGGFAPNLKSNEEACEVIIEAIKKAGYEPGKDIAIALDPATSELYDPKTKKYVLKWSTKEELTSEQMVEYWAKWVEKYPIISIEDGMAEEDWDGWKKLTDKIGNKIQLVGDDLFVTNTSFLKKGIEMKVANSILIKVNQIGTLTETFEAVEMAKKAGYTAIVSHRSGETEDTTIADLVVALGTGQIKTGSLSRTDRIAKYNQLIRIEEELETTAEYHGKNVFYSIKQN; encoded by the coding sequence ATGGGTTTTCATATTTATGAAATCAAAGCCAGACAAATTATTGATTCTAGAGGGAATCCAACAGTTGAAGCTGATGTCATTTTAGAAGATGGAACTTACGGAAGAGCTGCCGTACCATCAGGTGCATCAACAGGAATCAACGAAGCTGTTGAACTTAGAGATGGCGATAAGTCTGTATATATGGGAAAAGGAGTTTTAAAAGCAGTCGAAAATATAAAAAACATAATTGCCCCAGAACTTGAAGGCATGAGCGCCTTAAATCAGGTTGCAATCGACAGAAAAATGCTTGAACTTGATGGCACCCCTACAAAAGAAAAGCTTGGCGCTAATGCAATCTTAGCAGTTTCAATGGCTACAGCTAAAGCTGCTGCAAAGTACCTTGGACTTAAACTTTATCAATATCTTGGGGCGTACAAAGCCAACATTTTGCCTACCCCTATGTGTAATATTATTAATGGCGGCGCACACTCTGATAACTCTGTTGACTTTCAGGAGTTCATGATAATGCCAATAGGAGCAAAAACATTCAGCGAAGCAATAAGAATGGCAGCAGAAGTTTTTCATACGCTAAAGGGCATTCTAAGTTGTAAAGGGTATGCAACTTCTGTTGGAGATGAAGGAGGATTTGCTCCAAATTTAAAATCAAATGAAGAAGCTTGTGAGGTGATTATAGAGGCAATAAAGAAGGCAGGATATGAGCCTGGAAAAGACATTGCAATAGCCCTTGATCCAGCAACATCTGAGCTTTACGATCCAAAAACAAAAAAATATGTACTTAAATGGTCAACAAAAGAAGAACTTACTTCCGAACAAATGGTTGAATATTGGGCAAAGTGGGTAGAAAAATATCCAATTATTTCAATTGAAGATGGCATGGCAGAAGAAGATTGGGATGGATGGAAAAAACTTACAGACAAAATTGGGAACAAAATACAACTTGTTGGGGACGATTTGTTTGTAACAAATACCTCATTTCTTAAAAAAGGAATTGAAATGAAGGTTGCTAATTCAATTCTTATTAAGGTTAATCAAATTGGAACACTAACAGAAACATTTGAAGCTGTAGAAATGGCCAAAAAAGCAGGATACACAGCAATAGTCTCCCACAGATCAGGAGAAACAGAAGATACAACAATAGCTGATCTTGTAGTAGCTCTTGGAACAGGACAAATCAAAACTGGCTCACTCTCAAGAACAGACAGAATAGCAAAATACAATCAGCTTATACGAATAGAAGAAGAATTGGAAACAACTGCTGAATACCACGGCAAAAACGTCTTTTATTCTATTAAACAAAATTAA
- the gatC gene encoding Asp-tRNA(Asn)/Glu-tRNA(Gln) amidotransferase subunit GatC — protein MKDIHLENSLKLSLVTLSRDSEDKFISKFEKVIRLVNEISNFEVQINFNANKKKISTLREDKVRFSLPIESIKKLSNSFLDGYFSSPKILE, from the coding sequence TTGAAAGATATACATTTAGAAAATAGTTTAAAATTAAGTTTGGTGACTCTTAGTAGAGATAGTGAAGATAAATTTATTTCGAAATTTGAGAAAGTTATTAGGTTAGTTAATGAAATTTCAAATTTTGAAGTTCAAATTAATTTTAATGCTAATAAGAAAAAGATTTCTACATTGCGTGAGGATAAAGTAAGATTTTCTCTTCCTATTGAATCAATTAAAAAGCTTAGTAACTCTTTTTTAGATGGATATTTTTCATCTCCTAAAATATTGGAATAA
- the rpsI gene encoding 30S ribosomal protein S9, whose translation MKKSNFSNINLSMGTGRRKSSVARVYIREGSGNIKVNNRDFDSYIQLENLRTMALSPLVLTNTLGKYDLYINVYGGGISGQSGAIRHGISRALFELDESNKMILRSNGFLTRDSRKVERKKFGQKKARKSFQFSKR comes from the coding sequence ATGAAAAAATCAAATTTTAGCAATATTAATTTATCAATGGGAACTGGTAGGAGGAAATCTTCTGTTGCTAGAGTTTATATTAGAGAGGGTAGTGGCAATATCAAAGTAAATAATAGAGACTTTGACTCTTACATCCAACTTGAAAATTTAAGAACAATGGCGCTATCGCCTTTGGTTTTGACAAATACACTTGGTAAATATGATCTTTATATTAATGTTTATGGGGGAGGAATTTCAGGTCAATCAGGGGCAATAAGGCATGGTATCTCAAGGGCTCTTTTTGAACTAGATGAATCTAATAAGATGATTTTGAGATCTAATGGGTTTTTAACAAGAGATTCAAGGAAGGTTGAACGTAAAAAATTTGGACAGAAAAAAGCACGAAAAAGTTTTCAATTTTCCAAAAGATAA
- a CDS encoding ATP-dependent helicase, protein MDKIKKFFSSLNTSQEKIVFSKSKNPMLVLAGPGSGKTRVIIAKIVYLIKHMNIDPNEILALTFTNKAANEMNDRVNDLLKFDKKLHIQTFHSFGSWLLRAYYKDFDKNYDSNFTIWDTNDVVKFVKQIALAPSLEMAKHIAALILKDKENFFLEKFIKFTEKEHEYIKIYEEEKAKNNAFDFSDLIIKPILMLRQSKSLKEFIQSRFKVIFVDEYQDTNYSQFLFLKELYLDGMYFMVVGDEDQSIYSFRGARIENILEFEKTFDNVIKFYLVQNYRSNSNIVGIANEVISKNKNRYEKQITTQNSSDKRMKFLVFQSTSDEAEYFSNLLIPNDIQTAILYRFNSQSFHFETSFLKKNIPYKVLGSIKFYDREEIKDIICLLRLFINKKDKIAFLRMINKPSRGIGKTAIDKIISALNDDDVNSNLFCASKKVLSSLKNRSKESLLLFLNVYDELGKKLFEDNYINLSAFIENVVIKFGLLDYYKKFDKDEKLRNIDELINSGIEYSGTFEGLAIFLENSSLSPLISGDFKSNILLSSIHGVKGLEFDRVIISGLEKGLLPAEIEELTKDRLEEERRLFYVAITRAKSELIITLNLRRAFRGSYKGTLPSVFFQDIDKSSYDIIFIPEYLKENFNNFFIDSKRDIRFNIGDYIIYNGEKGIVVDSWYQSNLQFVKISLRNGKKAILSPEYVKKIVKV, encoded by the coding sequence ATGGATAAAATAAAAAAATTTTTTTCTAGCTTAAATACTTCTCAAGAAAAAATTGTTTTTAGTAAAAGTAAAAATCCAATGCTTGTTTTAGCGGGGCCTGGAAGTGGTAAAACAAGAGTTATAATTGCAAAAATTGTGTATTTAATCAAGCATATGAATATAGATCCTAATGAAATTTTGGCTTTAACTTTTACTAACAAAGCTGCAAATGAAATGAATGATAGGGTAAATGATCTTTTAAAATTTGACAAAAAACTTCATATTCAAACTTTTCATTCTTTTGGATCTTGGCTTTTGAGAGCTTACTATAAGGATTTTGACAAAAATTACGATTCAAATTTTACAATTTGGGATACTAATGATGTTGTTAAATTTGTTAAACAAATTGCTCTTGCTCCAAGTCTTGAAATGGCGAAACATATTGCAGCTTTGATTTTAAAAGACAAAGAAAATTTTTTCTTAGAAAAATTTATTAAATTTACAGAAAAGGAACATGAGTATATCAAAATTTATGAGGAAGAGAAAGCCAAAAATAATGCTTTTGATTTTTCAGATCTTATTATTAAGCCTATTTTAATGCTTAGGCAGTCTAAATCTCTAAAAGAATTTATTCAATCTAGATTTAAAGTTATTTTTGTGGATGAATATCAAGATACAAATTATTCGCAATTTTTATTTTTGAAAGAACTTTATTTAGATGGTATGTATTTTATGGTCGTAGGAGATGAAGATCAGTCGATATATTCTTTTAGAGGAGCCAGAATTGAAAATATTCTTGAATTTGAAAAAACTTTCGATAATGTTATTAAATTTTATTTAGTGCAAAATTATCGCTCAAATTCAAATATAGTGGGCATTGCAAATGAGGTTATCTCAAAAAATAAAAATAGATACGAAAAACAAATAACAACTCAAAATAGTTCTGATAAAAGGATGAAATTTTTAGTTTTTCAAAGCACTTCAGATGAGGCTGAATATTTTTCTAATTTGCTTATTCCCAATGATATTCAGACAGCAATACTTTATAGATTTAATTCTCAATCTTTTCATTTTGAAACATCTTTTTTAAAGAAGAATATCCCATACAAGGTTTTAGGATCAATTAAATTTTATGATAGAGAGGAAATAAAGGATATTATTTGTTTGCTTAGGCTTTTTATAAACAAGAAAGATAAAATAGCTTTTTTAAGGATGATAAACAAGCCTTCTAGGGGAATTGGAAAAACTGCTATAGATAAAATAATTAGTGCTTTAAACGATGATGATGTTAATTCTAATTTGTTTTGTGCGAGCAAAAAGGTTTTGAGTTCGCTTAAAAATAGATCCAAAGAGTCTCTTTTGTTGTTTTTAAATGTTTATGATGAGTTGGGTAAAAAACTTTTTGAGGATAATTATATTAATTTATCTGCTTTTATTGAGAATGTTGTAATTAAGTTTGGTCTTTTAGATTATTATAAAAAATTTGATAAGGACGAGAAATTAAGAAATATTGATGAACTTATTAATAGTGGAATTGAATATTCAGGTACATTTGAAGGTCTTGCTATATTTTTAGAAAATTCTTCACTTTCTCCTTTGATTTCTGGAGATTTTAAGTCCAATATACTTTTGTCTTCAATTCATGGTGTTAAGGGGCTTGAATTTGATAGAGTCATAATTTCTGGACTTGAGAAAGGTCTTTTACCGGCTGAAATTGAAGAATTAACAAAAGATAGACTTGAAGAGGAGAGAAGGCTTTTTTATGTTGCAATTACAAGAGCTAAATCAGAGCTTATTATTACCTTAAATTTAAGGCGAGCTTTTAGGGGTTCTTATAAAGGCACTTTGCCTTCCGTTTTTTTCCAAGATATTGACAAAAGCTCTTATGATATTATCTTTATTCCCGAGTATTTAAAAGAGAATTTTAATAATTTTTTTATTGATAGTAAAAGGGATATTAGATTTAATATTGGAGACTATATAATTTATAATGGAGAAAAGGGAATAGTTGTTGATAGCTGGTACCAAAGCAACCTGCAGTTTGTTAAAATTAGTTTGAGAAATGGGAAGAAGGCTATTTTGAGTCCTGAGTATGTTAAAAAAATTGTCAAAGTTTAG
- a CDS encoding LolA family protein: MIKIMLLLVLYPVAAFTQISANQYFEGIYAKYQNIEDMQATINFTLKGLKQTGVLLYKFPDKFIINLDSNNQVFVSDGEFLTVYVPSLGTSFNQQLVKGSSGGGLMRVLNSEYSVSYTNSPNLEDLDSSEPGKYIKLTFSRKLYKGAATINSFIIAFAPDGIIRRITAFPTSGGREIVIDLTAVKFNVGILDSKFKYDPPKSSNKVDNFLYDIKKN, from the coding sequence ATGATAAAAATAATGCTTTTATTAGTTTTGTATCCTGTTGCTGCGTTTACTCAAATATCTGCAAATCAATATTTTGAAGGAATTTATGCTAAATATCAAAATATAGAGGATATGCAAGCAACAATTAATTTCACTTTAAAGGGATTAAAGCAAACAGGTGTTTTGCTTTATAAGTTTCCAGACAAGTTTATTATTAATCTAGATTCAAATAATCAAGTTTTTGTAAGCGATGGTGAATTTTTGACAGTTTATGTTCCGTCTCTTGGGACCTCTTTTAATCAGCAATTAGTAAAAGGTAGTAGCGGGGGGGGGCTTATGAGAGTTTTAAATAGTGAGTACAGTGTGTCTTATACGAATTCTCCAAATCTAGAAGATTTAGATTCATCTGAGCCTGGAAAATATATTAAATTAACCTTTTCTAGAAAGCTTTACAAGGGGGCTGCTACTATTAATTCTTTTATTATTGCTTTTGCTCCGGATGGAATAATTAGAAGAATTACTGCTTTTCCTACTAGTGGTGGGCGCGAAATAGTTATTGATTTAACCGCCGTGAAGTTTAATGTTGGAATTCTTGATAGCAAATTTAAATATGATCCCCCAAAGTCTTCAAATAAAGTAGATAATTTTTTATATGATATTAAAAAAAATTAA
- the rplM gene encoding 50S ribosomal protein L13, which produces MNKITNNVTIWIKPKTVEKKWYVIDAADRILGKVAVDVVKILRGKHKAYYTPHQDLGDNVIIINASKVRLTGKKYQQKLYYRHSRYPGGLYSDTFRTLSERKPCAPLEIAIKGMLPKGPLGRDLFRNLKVFPGSEHTLQAQNPIKLEANLRGVK; this is translated from the coding sequence ATGAATAAAATAACGAATAATGTTACGATTTGGATCAAGCCAAAGACTGTTGAAAAAAAATGGTATGTAATTGATGCAGCAGATAGAATTTTAGGTAAAGTTGCTGTGGATGTTGTTAAAATTTTAAGAGGTAAACATAAAGCTTATTATACTCCCCATCAAGATTTAGGTGACAATGTTATTATTATTAATGCTTCTAAAGTTAGGCTGACGGGGAAAAAATATCAACAAAAACTTTATTATAGACATTCAAGATATCCAGGGGGTCTTTATTCTGACACTTTTAGAACATTGTCAGAGAGAAAGCCTTGTGCGCCTCTTGAGATTGCTATTAAGGGGATGTTGCCAAAAGGGCCTTTGGGGCGGGATCTTTTTAGAAATTTAAAAGTCTTTCCTGGTTCAGAGCATACTCTTCAAGCTCAAAATCCTATAAAGCTGGAAGCTAATTTAAGAGGGGTAAAATGA